The proteins below come from a single Nocardioides eburneiflavus genomic window:
- a CDS encoding IS110 family transposase, which produces MFTERTSVGLDVHARSVAAAAIDGVTGELFQTKLTPSYEHVESWLVGLPGSVAVAYEAGPTGFGLYRHLTAAGIRCEVLAPSKLQKPAGDRVKTDAKDAIHLAKLLRLDEITTVSIPTPDQEAARNLVRAREDCRADLMRARHRLSKLLLRHGIVYYGGQAWTGKHDIWLRHEALPQLTAPATRLTFDNDYEAVLAVKARRNRLDAAIEEMAADSEFTPVVRRLGCLRGVSTLTGFGLAVEIGDWHRFTGNSIGTFVGLTPTEHSSGESKNRGSITKTGNGHARRLLVEAAWHHRARYLVGKALRDRWDLAPAQARVRGDEGNRRLHQRWVKFIDRRKTHNVANVAIARELAGWCWSLAVMD; this is translated from the coding sequence GTGTTTACCGAGCGTACGAGTGTTGGGCTCGACGTGCACGCCCGATCTGTCGCAGCAGCGGCGATCGATGGCGTCACGGGCGAGCTGTTCCAGACGAAGCTGACCCCGTCCTATGAGCATGTCGAGTCGTGGCTGGTCGGCTTGCCGGGATCGGTGGCGGTGGCCTACGAGGCCGGGCCGACCGGTTTCGGGCTGTACCGGCACCTGACCGCTGCCGGTATCCGGTGCGAGGTCCTCGCGCCGTCGAAGCTGCAGAAACCGGCGGGTGATCGGGTCAAGACCGACGCCAAGGACGCCATCCATCTCGCCAAGCTCCTGCGCCTCGACGAGATCACGACGGTGTCGATCCCGACCCCGGACCAGGAAGCCGCTCGCAACCTGGTCCGGGCCCGGGAGGACTGCCGCGCCGATCTGATGCGGGCCCGGCACCGGCTCTCGAAACTGCTGCTGCGCCACGGCATCGTCTACTACGGCGGCCAGGCGTGGACCGGCAAGCACGACATCTGGCTGCGCCACGAGGCGCTTCCCCAGCTGACCGCGCCCGCGACCCGGCTGACCTTCGACAACGACTACGAGGCCGTGCTCGCAGTGAAGGCCCGACGGAACCGGCTCGACGCCGCGATCGAGGAGATGGCCGCCGACTCGGAGTTCACCCCCGTCGTGCGCCGGCTCGGCTGTCTGCGTGGGGTCAGCACCCTGACCGGGTTCGGGCTCGCGGTCGAGATTGGTGACTGGCACCGGTTCACCGGCAACTCCATCGGCACCTTCGTCGGTCTCACCCCCACCGAGCACTCCTCGGGGGAGTCGAAGAACCGCGGGTCGATCACCAAGACCGGCAACGGCCACGCGCGCCGGCTCCTGGTCGAGGCCGCCTGGCACCACCGCGCCCGCTACCTGGTCGGGAAAGCTCTGCGCGACCGCTGGGACCTGGCCCCAGCCCAGGCACGGGTCCGCGGCGATGAGGGCAACCGTCGTCTGCACCAGCGGTGGGTGAAGTTCATCGACCGCCGTAAGACCCACAACGTCGCCAACGTGGCCATCGCTCGCGAGCTGGCCGGCTGGTGCTGGTCCCTGGCCGTCATGGACTAA